CCAGATCCAGCAGATGAAGCGCATGGGCGGACTCGGCGCGCTCGCCTCGATGCTTCCCGGAATGAAGGGCCTGCCCAAGGCCGGTGCGGTCGACGACAAGGCGCTGGTCCGGCTCGAGGCGATGATGAGCTCGATGACCGCCAAGGAGCGGCGCCTGCCCAATATCATCAATGCCAAGCGCAAGATTCGCATCGCCAAGGGCAGCGGGACCACCGTCCAGGAGGTCAACAAGCTTTTGAAAATGCACCTCGAAATGTCAAACGCGATGAAGCGGCTGAAGAAGCTCGGCGGCTTCGGCAAGCTCGCGGCGATGTTCGGGCAGGGCGGAATGGAAAAGGCGCTGGGCGGCCTCGCTCCTGGCGGCCAGCTTTCGGGCGGAATGCCGGGATTGCCCGGGCTGGGTGGTCCTGGAGGCCTTCCTCCGGGCTTCGATAAATTTGGCAAGAAATAAGCGTAAATTACGGAAATAAAGAAGGAAGAAGAAAATGGCAGTTGCAATTCGTCTCGCCCGTGGCGGGTCCAAGAAGCGCCCCTATTACCGCGTCGTCGTGGCTGACAGCCGCAATGCGCGTGATGGCCGCTTCATCGAGAAGGTCGGCACCTACAACCCGCTTCTGGCCAAGGATTCGCCGGAGCGTGTGAAGCTTGACGCTGACCGCATCAAGCATTGGCTGAGCGTCGGCGCCCAGCCGTCGGACCGTGTTGCCCGCTTCCTCGATGCCGCCGGCATCAAGGAACGCGCCGCCCGTAACAACCCGAACAAGGCTCAGCCGGGCGAAAAGGCCAAGGAACGCGCCGAGGAGAAGGCGACCAAGCTGGCCGAGGCCGAGGAAGCCAAGAAGGCAGCAGCCGCCGCGCCGGTGACCGAGGAAGCCGATATCGCGGCTGAGCAGGCTCCGTCCGACACCGTCGACATCGAAGGCGAAGAAGTTGCGGCGGAAGAGAATGTCGCCGCCGAAGCCGCCGTCGAAGAGAGCGCCGGCGAAGAAGCCCCGGCTCAACCGGTGGCCGAAGAGGCCGTTGAGGCCGCCACGGAAGCGACTGCCGGCGCCGAGCCGGCGGAAGGCGCCGACGAGGGTGCGACCGAGGGCTCGCCCGAGGCCGCTGACGCTCCTGAAGTGACCGGCGAAAGCTCGGAACAGCCGGCCGAAGGCGCTGCCGAGAAGGCCGAGTAATAATGGATGGGCCGGAGACCGGGAAGCGAGTCACGCTCGCCGCGGTCGCCGGTGCCCATGGCGTGAAGGGCGAGGTCCGCCTGAAACTGTTCACGGACAGCATCGACGGCCTCGCCTGCCACGACAAGGTTTACCTCGACGGGCGTTTGGTCGCGCTCAAGTCCGTCAAGGACAGCGGCAAGACCGCAATCGCCCGGTTCGATGGCGTTTCCGACCGATCGGCCGCGGAGGCCCTTCGCGGCTCGCTGGTCGAGATCGACCGCAGCGCCCTGCCGCCTCTCGAAGAGGGTGAATATTATCACGCCGACCTGATCGGCCTGACGTGCTTCTCGGAAAGCGACGACACCATTGGATCAGTCGTCGGTGTCGAGAATTTCGGCGCCGGCGACCTGCTCGACATCGAACTGGTCAGCGGCAAGCGCGCGCTTATCCCGTTCCGCGATCCCATCTCGCGGATGGAAGGTGCGCGGATCGTCCTCGATCCCGAATTCCTTGCCTGACCGGGCGGGGCTATTCACCGCCATCGCTGCCGCCTAAGTTTCCTCCATCCTTTGGGGGAGGGGCCAGTGCGTCGCTTTAGCTTGATGTTGACCGCCGGAGCCGCGCTGGTTGCGGCTCCCGTATGTGCGCAGAAAACCTCTCAGGCCGAGGCTGCCCCGGCAGTCGCCCGCTTCTCCGCGGTCGACAAGGCGTTTGCCGACTTTCGGGCCAAGACCCCGGTTCCAGGTATGGCATATGGCGTGCTGATCGACGGGAATCTTGCCCACGTCCGTTTCCTCGGAGAGCAGGACGAGAAAGCCAAGGAGCCGGTCAACGCCGAAACGCGCTTTCGCATTGCGTCAATGAGCAAGGTCTTCACGGCGCTCGCGATCCTTTCTCTCCGCGATCAGGGCATGCTTCGCCTGGACGACCTCGCCGAACAGCACGTGCCCGAAATGCGCAACTGGAGTTATCCGACCTCCGACTCGCCGCGGATCCGAGTCCGCGACCTGTTGAGCCACGTCGGCGGCCTCGTCACCGATGATCCCTGGGGCGACCGCCAACAGCCAGTCTCTGCTGCAGAGTTCACGAAGATGATCGCCGCCGGTGTTCCATGGAGCCGCCCGCCGCAGACGCAGATGGAATATTCCAACTTCGGTTACGCGCTTCTCGGGCGGATCGTCACCAACGCATCGGGGGTGCCGTTCGACCGCTATATCCAGCAGACGATCATGCAGCCGCTCGGCATGACGAAAAGCGGCTACGAATTTCGCGACGTCCCTCTGGGGAACCGGGCTATCGGCTACCGCTGGGAGAATGAGCGGTGGGTCGAGGAGCCAACCATGGCCCACGGCGAATTCGGGGCAATGGGAGGCGTCTACGTTACCGCGGACGACTATGCGAAGTGGCTCTCGTTTTTGCTGTCCGCCTGGCCGCCGCGCGACGGACCGGAAACCGGACCGGTCAAGCGCTCGACGGTGCGCGAACTTTCACAGGGCCTGAACTTCATTTCCACGCGCAAGCGCATTGGAGGGCCCGAGAAAGACGAGTGCATCTGGGGCCAGGCCTATGCGATGGGACTGTTCGCAATCCGCGATTGCACTCTCGGTCTCACTCTCAGTCATGGGGGCGGTTTCCCGGGTTACGGTTCTTACATGGTCGTGGCGCCCGAGCGTCGGGCGGCGATGTTCGTGCTTACCAACCGCACTTACTCGGGTCCGTCTGAGCCGGTCTGGCGTGCGCTCCTGGCGATTGACGGCCAGGGCATGATCCCACCTGAAAAACGGACGGTCACACCAATCCTTCAGAAAATGCAGGCTGCCGCCTTCGCCGCGTATGCAGCCGGAAACCTGACACCCCTGAATGGCAAGCTCGCGATGAATTTCCTGATGGATCGCAGCGCCGATAATTGGTCGGCCGAGCTGGTTAAAATCCGGCAACAGATCGGGAATTGCACGTCTGCTGAGCCCTTGTTCACAACGGGCGCCCTGTCGACGGCATATCGCTGGAATTGCGAGCGCGGTCATCTCAACGGCCAGATCCTGCTCGCCCCGACCAATCCACCGACTATCCAAGCGTGGCGGCTGATGCCGATCCCCAACTAGCGAAACCGGTTCGCGAAGGATTCACCCCGCTACTCCCGCAAAAGCGATCGTTCCTTGGCGAGGTCGTTGCGGATGGCTGTGGAGGCCACTCCGCCCTGGCCCATGGCGTTGCTGATCTGGTCGAGGCCGAGAACGACGTCGCCGGCTGCGAAAAGGCCAGGAACGCTGGTCCGCATGTGGGAATCGACGACGACGCAGGCATCGCTCGACAATTTCGCGCCGGCCTGCTCGGCAAGCTGGTTGTGCACGTCTGACCCAAGGGCCGGATAGACGCTGTCAAAGGTGAAGTGACCCTCCGCCGTATCGACGGTGATGCAACTGTCGCTGATCGCGACCGCCTCGGCTGGGCCATCCACCGTGACAATGCCCACCTCGTTCAGTCGAACGCGATCTTCGGCCGACACGCTCAAGGCCTTGTCCGGCGCAATCAGCGTCACGTCCTTCGTATATCCGCGAAGAAAAATGGCTTCATTGACGCCGCCCTTGCCGCTGCCGATCACGCCAACCTTCTTATCGGTCACCTCGTAGCCGTCGCAGATCGGGCAATAACGGATCAGTCCCCGCGCCAGCGCGTCGTCGTGGAGCGCCTCGTCCATCGGCGGCCGGCGATTGGTGACCCCTGTCGCAAGTAGAACCGTGCGGGCAGTGACCGGGCCGGAGCCCCATTCGGCGGTAAAATGACCGTCCTTCTCGCGGTGTAGTCGCGTCACCTGCCCGCTCTCGATTCGAGCGCCATAGCGCTGGGCTTGGGCGCGCATTCTCTCAACCAGTTCGGTCCCAGAGATTCCGTCGGGGTAGCCGGCATGGTTGTGCGTGCATGGGATGGTCGCCGCTCGGCTCTTGCCGCCGTCGACCACCAGGATGTCGAGGTGATAACGCGAGAGGTATATCGCCGCCGTCAGCCCGGCCGGGCCGCCGCCGACCACCAGGCAGTCGAGTGTGTTGGCTTCCATCCGCCCTTAATGCCGCCATGGCGTGGCGGTTCCGCTTGAGCTAACGGCACAAAGCCATGAGCTTTCGCGCCACCGTCCTGACCCTATACCCCGATATGTTCCCAGGACCGCTTGGAACGAGCCTCGCAGGAAGGGCACTCGAGGAGGGCAAGTGGTCGCTGGAGGCCCGTAACATCCGCGATCACGCCATCGACAAGCACCGGACGGTCGATGACACACCCGCCGGCGGCGGCGCCGGCATGGTGCTTCGCTGCGATGTGCTTGCCGCGGCGTTGGACGCGGTCGCGGACGGCCGGCCGATGCTGGCGATGACCCCGCGCGGCGTGCCTCTCAATCAAAAACGCGTGCGCGAGCTTGCCAGCGGCGAGGGGCGATCATCCTTTGCGGCCGCTTCGAAGGGTTCGACGAGCGCATTTTCGAGGCGCGCCCGCTCGAACCCGTCTCGATCGGCGACTATGTCCTCTCCGGGGGTGAAATTGGCGCTATGGTCCTTCTCGACGCTTGCGTTCGGCTGCTTCCCGGCGTAATGGGCGCGACCCTCAGCGGTGAGGAAGAGAGCTTCGAAGCGGGGCTTCTCGAATATCCGCACTATACCCGACCAGTCGACTGGGAAGGGCGCACGATCCCCGAAGTGCTGCGATCGGGGATCATGCGAGGATTGCCGCGTGGAGACACGAGCAGGCCATCCTGGACACACGGTCACGGCGGCCGGACCTGATGGAGCGCCATGGGGGCGCTACGAGGTCGTCGCCCTCTGGCGCGCAGCGAGAAGATTAGGATTGAAGACCAATGAACCTGATCCAGACGCTCGAGCAGGAAGCGATTGACGCGCTGACCGCCGACCGCAAGATTCCCGAATTCCGCCCTGGCGACACCTTGCGCGTTGGCGTGAAGGTCGTCGAAGGCGACCGCGCCCGTGTCCAGATGTACGAAGGCGTGTGCATCGCCCGCTCGAACAAGGGCATCGGCTCCAATTTCACCGTGCGCAAGATTTCGTTCGGCGAAGGCGTCGAGCGCGTATTCCCGCTCTATTCGCCGGCGATCGATTCGATCGAGGTCGTGCGCCGCGGTGCCGTCCGTCGCGCGAAGCTCTATTACCTGCGCGGACGTCGCGGCAAATCGGCGCGTATCGCCGAGCGTCGCGATACCCGTCCGGCCAAGGGCGAAGCGACCGAAGCCTGAGGGCTTCGTACAGTTTCGGCTTGAAACGCGGCCGGGCCTTCTCACATGGGAGGCTCGGCCGCTTGCTCTTGGAGAATATGATGTCGGGCTATCGTGTCGCGGTGGTCGGTGCCACCGGCAATGTCGGTCGTGAAATCCTCAATATCCTTGCCGAGCGGCAATTCCCGCTCTCCGAGGTGGCTGCGGTCGCTAGCGCGCGTTCGACCGGGGACATCATCGATTTCGGAGACAGCGGGCAGGAACTCAAGGTCAAGAACCTGGAGCATTTCGATTTCGAAGGCTGGGACATTGCACTGTTCAGCGCCGGCGGGGAAATCAGCAAGCTCCACGCGCCGCGTGCCGCTGCCGCCGGCTGCACCGTCATCGATAATTCCAGCGCGTTCCGAATGGACCCGGACGTGCCGTTGATCGTGCCGGAAGTGAATGCGGATGCCATCGAGGGCTATCGGGCGAAGAACATCATCGCAAATCCCAATTGCTCGACTGCGCAGATGGTGGTTGCGCTGAAGCCGCTGCACGACGCGGCGCGGATCAAGCGGATCGTCGTTGCTACCTACCAGTCGGTCTCCGGCGCGGGCAAAGCGGGGATGGACGAGCTTTTCGAGCAGAGCCGCAACATCTTTGTCGGCGATTCAAACACTCCGGTGAAGTTCACCAAGCAGATCGCCTTCAACGTCATCCCGCACATCGACAGCTTCCTCGACGACGGCTCGACCAAGGAAGAATGGAAGATGGTGGTCGAGACCAAGAAGATCCTCGATCCGAAGATCAAGGTGACCGCGACCTGCGTCCGCGTGCCGGTGTTCGTCGGCCATAGCGAGGCGATCCATGTCGAGTTCGAGAATGAAATCTCGGCCGATGAGGCGCGCGAGCTTCTGCGCGAAGCGCCCGGCGTAATGCTTGTCGATAAGCGCGAGGACGGCGGTTACGTTACGCCGGTCGAATGCGTCGGCGACTATGCCACTTTCGTCAGCCGTGTCCGCGAGGATCCGACAGTCGACAATGGTCTCGCCCTCTGGGTGGTCAGCGACAACCTTCGCAAGGGCGCAGCCCTGAATGCCGTACAGATCGCCGAACTGCTCGGCCGCCGTCACTTGCAGAAGGCGGCCTAGCGTCTAGGCTGCCGGTCACAGGGAGATGTGACATGCGGCGTTTGATGTTGATTGCGGCGATTGGTCTGGCACTCAGTGCCTGCGAAGTTCAGAAGAACCAGGAGGGCAGCGCGGCTAATGCCGCCTCCGACGATCCTGCCGCGATCGTTGCTGCAGTCGAGGACAGCTGGCGGTCCGGTTCCGCCGAGACAGCGATGGCGCATTACGCACCTGATGCGGTCGTCTTCTCGACCGGATCGCTCGCTCCAACAAGCGATCGTAATGTCGTCACCCGCGAAACCGCGGGGTTCATGGCGATGAAACCGGCTGACTTTACGGTGACCGAGCGCAACACTCAGAAGCTGGACGATGACACGATCGTCTCGTCGGGAATTGTCGGCTTCACGGCCCAGGTGGGGCCGGCGCGCCAGATGCTTCGCGCTCGCTTCACCCAGGTCCTTCAAAAG
The window above is part of the Sphingomonas sp. HDW15A genome. Proteins encoded here:
- the rimM gene encoding ribosome maturation factor RimM (Essential for efficient processing of 16S rRNA), with protein sequence MDGPETGKRVTLAAVAGAHGVKGEVRLKLFTDSIDGLACHDKVYLDGRLVALKSVKDSGKTAIARFDGVSDRSAAEALRGSLVEIDRSALPPLEEGEYYHADLIGLTCFSESDDTIGSVVGVENFGAGDLLDIELVSGKRALIPFRDPISRMEGARIVLDPEFLA
- a CDS encoding serine hydrolase domain-containing protein, translated to MRRFSLMLTAGAALVAAPVCAQKTSQAEAAPAVARFSAVDKAFADFRAKTPVPGMAYGVLIDGNLAHVRFLGEQDEKAKEPVNAETRFRIASMSKVFTALAILSLRDQGMLRLDDLAEQHVPEMRNWSYPTSDSPRIRVRDLLSHVGGLVTDDPWGDRQQPVSAAEFTKMIAAGVPWSRPPQTQMEYSNFGYALLGRIVTNASGVPFDRYIQQTIMQPLGMTKSGYEFRDVPLGNRAIGYRWENERWVEEPTMAHGEFGAMGGVYVTADDYAKWLSFLLSAWPPRDGPETGPVKRSTVRELSQGLNFISTRKRIGGPEKDECIWGQAYAMGLFAIRDCTLGLTLSHGGGFPGYGSYMVVAPERRAAMFVLTNRTYSGPSEPVWRALLAIDGQGMIPPEKRTVTPILQKMQAAAFAAYAAGNLTPLNGKLAMNFLMDRSADNWSAELVKIRQQIGNCTSAEPLFTTGALSTAYRWNCERGHLNGQILLAPTNPPTIQAWRLMPIPN
- a CDS encoding NAD(P)/FAD-dependent oxidoreductase: MEANTLDCLVVGGGPAGLTAAIYLSRYHLDILVVDGGKSRAATIPCTHNHAGYPDGISGTELVERMRAQAQRYGARIESGQVTRLHREKDGHFTAEWGSGPVTARTVLLATGVTNRRPPMDEALHDDALARGLIRYCPICDGYEVTDKKVGVIGSGKGGVNEAIFLRGYTKDVTLIAPDKALSVSAEDRVRLNEVGIVTVDGPAEAVAISDSCITVDTAEGHFTFDSVYPALGSDVHNQLAEQAGAKLSSDACVVVDSHMRTSVPGLFAAGDVVLGLDQISNAMGQGGVASTAIRNDLAKERSLLRE
- the rplS gene encoding 50S ribosomal protein L19, which encodes MNLIQTLEQEAIDALTADRKIPEFRPGDTLRVGVKVVEGDRARVQMYEGVCIARSNKGIGSNFTVRKISFGEGVERVFPLYSPAIDSIEVVRRGAVRRAKLYYLRGRRGKSARIAERRDTRPAKGEATEA
- a CDS encoding aspartate-semialdehyde dehydrogenase, translating into MMSGYRVAVVGATGNVGREILNILAERQFPLSEVAAVASARSTGDIIDFGDSGQELKVKNLEHFDFEGWDIALFSAGGEISKLHAPRAAAAGCTVIDNSSAFRMDPDVPLIVPEVNADAIEGYRAKNIIANPNCSTAQMVVALKPLHDAARIKRIVVATYQSVSGAGKAGMDELFEQSRNIFVGDSNTPVKFTKQIAFNVIPHIDSFLDDGSTKEEWKMVVETKKILDPKIKVTATCVRVPVFVGHSEAIHVEFENEISADEARELLREAPGVMLVDKREDGGYVTPVECVGDYATFVSRVREDPTVDNGLALWVVSDNLRKGAALNAVQIAELLGRRHLQKAA
- a CDS encoding SgcJ/EcaC family oxidoreductase codes for the protein MRRLMLIAAIGLALSACEVQKNQEGSAANAASDDPAAIVAAVEDSWRSGSAETAMAHYAPDAVVFSTGSLAPTSDRNVVTRETAGFMAMKPADFTVTERNTQKLDDDTIVSSGIVGFTAQVGPARQMLRARFTQVLQKQPDRRWLIVHEHMSLPPAGAPLP